Proteins from a single region of Verrucosispora sp. NA02020:
- a CDS encoding FAD-dependent oxidoreductase produces MAERLIVVGGDAAGMAAAAQARRRRGREDLEIVAFERGHYTSYSACGIPYWISGLVADAQQLVARDPATHREKYDIDVRLRHEVTEIDLDRREVVARDLDGGGEVREGFDTLMYATGAVPTKPDWAGTDALGVFGVQTLDDGAALRTWLESDPRPERAVVVGGGYIGVEMAEALVRRGLSVTLVERDEQPMSTVDPDMATLVTEAMRGLGVDIRTGVQVESLGVRDGRVSEVVTDDGPIPTDVVVLGLGVRPNTALAEAAGMPLGPTGGIRVDRRMRVAEVPGVWAAGDCVETLHRVSGMPVHVPLGTHANKQGRVAGINIGGGYATFAGVIGTAVAKVCDLEVGRTGLRERDALAAGFEFVSVIAESTNRAGYYPGARPMTVKLIAERPSGRLLGAQIVGWTEAAKRIDTLAVALWNRMTVDDMTALDLGYAPPYAPVWDPVLVAARKAVDALDPR; encoded by the coding sequence GTGGCGGAACGGTTGATCGTCGTCGGCGGGGACGCCGCCGGCATGGCGGCTGCCGCCCAGGCGCGGCGCCGCCGCGGCCGGGAGGACCTGGAGATCGTCGCGTTCGAGCGGGGGCACTACACCTCGTACTCGGCGTGCGGCATCCCGTACTGGATCAGCGGGCTCGTCGCCGACGCGCAGCAACTCGTGGCCCGGGATCCGGCGACCCACCGGGAGAAGTACGACATCGACGTCCGACTCCGGCACGAGGTCACCGAGATCGACCTGGACCGCCGCGAGGTGGTCGCCCGCGATCTGGACGGCGGCGGCGAGGTCCGGGAGGGCTTCGACACCCTGATGTACGCCACCGGCGCGGTGCCGACCAAGCCGGACTGGGCGGGTACCGACGCGCTCGGGGTCTTCGGGGTGCAGACGCTCGACGACGGCGCGGCCCTGCGCACGTGGCTGGAGTCCGACCCGAGGCCGGAGCGCGCGGTGGTGGTCGGCGGCGGCTACATCGGCGTGGAGATGGCCGAGGCACTGGTCCGACGTGGGCTGTCGGTGACCCTGGTCGAGCGCGACGAGCAGCCGATGTCGACCGTGGACCCGGACATGGCCACGCTCGTCACCGAGGCGATGCGGGGCCTCGGCGTGGACATCCGCACCGGCGTGCAGGTCGAGTCGCTCGGTGTCCGCGACGGCCGGGTCAGCGAGGTGGTCACCGACGACGGCCCGATCCCGACCGACGTGGTGGTGCTCGGCCTCGGCGTACGCCCCAACACCGCACTCGCCGAGGCCGCCGGTATGCCGCTCGGGCCGACCGGCGGCATCCGGGTGGACCGCCGGATGCGGGTGGCCGAGGTGCCCGGGGTGTGGGCCGCCGGGGACTGCGTGGAGACCCTGCACCGGGTCAGCGGCATGCCGGTGCACGTGCCCCTCGGCACCCACGCCAACAAGCAGGGCCGGGTGGCCGGCATCAACATCGGCGGCGGGTACGCCACCTTCGCCGGGGTGATCGGCACGGCCGTGGCCAAGGTCTGCGACCTGGAGGTCGGGCGGACCGGGCTGCGGGAGCGGGACGCGCTGGCGGCCGGCTTCGAGTTCGTCTCGGTGATCGCCGAGTCGACCAACCGGGCCGGCTACTACCCGGGCGCCCGGCCGATGACGGTCAAGCTGATCGCCGAACGCCCCAGCGGGCGGCTGCTCGGTGCCCAGATCGTCGGCTGGACCGAGGCGGCGAAGCGGATCGACACGTTGGCCGTGGCGCTGTGGAACCGGATGACGGTGGACGACATGACCGCGCTCGATCTCGGCTACGCCCCGCCGTACGCCCCGGTCTGGGATCCGGTGCTGGTCGCGGCCCGCAAGGCCGTCGACGCGCTCGACCCGCGCTGA
- a CDS encoding glutamate--cysteine ligase, whose protein sequence is MVRQVATAPTRPVEETDLLTVGVEEEFLLVDPDGGAAVPAVEAVMEQVPAELHGQVEREFQTSQIEIGSPPGLELSSIRHSLALLRAGLADAAERAGARLLAIGTGPIDGPVPPVVDKPRFDRMIERYRLLVPGPGNNGMHVHVGVPDPDTGVQVLNHVRPWLPILHAVTTNSPFSAGEDTGYASWRSIEWERWPSVAPTPFLTSHHHYRRLIDQLIGSGVMLDEGMLYWYARLSAKYPTVELRIGDVCPTVDDAVLVAGLVRALVATALDDIAAGRPPLPADHHLLVGAHWRAAHDGMEGDAVDLATGELRPAWDLLNQLVGRLGPALDRHGDLAEVTELLDRLREHGTGATRQRAVFARTGRLEDVVADVARQTRGEIPG, encoded by the coding sequence ATGGTCAGGCAGGTGGCGACGGCGCCGACCCGGCCGGTCGAGGAGACCGACCTGCTCACGGTGGGAGTCGAGGAGGAGTTCCTGCTGGTCGACCCGGACGGCGGCGCCGCGGTGCCCGCCGTCGAGGCGGTCATGGAACAGGTACCGGCGGAACTGCACGGCCAGGTCGAACGCGAGTTCCAGACCAGCCAGATCGAGATCGGCAGCCCACCCGGGCTGGAACTCTCCTCGATCCGGCACTCCCTGGCCCTGCTCCGCGCGGGGCTCGCCGACGCCGCCGAGCGGGCCGGTGCCCGGCTGCTCGCCATCGGCACCGGGCCGATCGACGGGCCGGTGCCGCCGGTGGTGGACAAGCCCCGCTTCGACCGGATGATCGAGCGCTACCGGCTGCTGGTGCCGGGGCCGGGCAACAACGGCATGCACGTGCACGTCGGGGTGCCGGACCCGGACACCGGGGTGCAGGTGCTCAACCACGTCCGGCCGTGGCTGCCGATCCTGCACGCGGTGACCACCAACTCGCCGTTCTCCGCAGGCGAGGACACCGGGTACGCGAGCTGGCGCTCGATCGAGTGGGAACGCTGGCCGTCGGTGGCGCCGACCCCGTTCCTGACCTCCCACCACCACTACCGACGGCTGATCGACCAGCTGATCGGCAGCGGGGTGATGCTCGACGAGGGGATGCTCTACTGGTATGCCCGGCTGTCGGCCAAGTACCCGACGGTCGAGCTGCGCATCGGCGACGTCTGCCCGACGGTGGACGACGCGGTCCTGGTCGCCGGCCTGGTCCGCGCGCTGGTGGCGACCGCGCTGGACGACATCGCCGCCGGACGGCCGCCACTGCCCGCCGACCACCACCTGCTGGTCGGCGCGCACTGGCGGGCCGCGCACGACGGCATGGAGGGCGACGCGGTCGACCTGGCCACCGGTGAGCTGCGCCCGGCGTGGGACCTGCTGAACCAGCTCGTCGGTCGGCTCGGCCCGGCGCTGGACCGGCACGGTGACCTCGCCGAGGTGACCGAGCTGCTGGACCGGCTGCGGGAGCACGGCACCGGCGCGACGCGGCAGCGTGCGGTGTTCGCGCGTACCGGTCGGTTGGAGGACGTGGTGGCGGACGTGGCGCGACAGACCCGGGGCGAGATCCCCGGCTGA
- a CDS encoding carbohydrate-binding protein, protein MTPAPAAPAALPARRRLRLALALITATVTGVAGLAATADAAVPTPPSGWSLVWSDDFTGAAGTLPSSNNWIIDTGTSYPGGPPNWGTGEIQTYTNSTANVSHDGAGNLRITPLRDSSGRWTSARIETVRSNFKAPSGGILAIEGRIQMPNVTGAAASGYWPAFWALGAPYRGNYQNWPGIGEFDVMENVNGLNTVWGVLHCGVAPGGPCDEFNGIGGSRACPGSTCQSAFHTYRFEWDASTSPQQLRWYVDGQLYHSVSQSRVGEPYWSQMTSHAGYFLLLNVAMGGAFPNGVAGSTTPTSGTVPGRPMLVDYVAVYSRGGSTPPTTPPPTTPPPTGVRDAYGTIQAESYNAQNGVIVEACSEGGQNIAALRNGDWVRFDNVDFGSTAPRDFVARVASGAAAGVSGLVEVRIGSPTSTPIGSFALANTGGWQSWRSVPGNVTSVTGRQTVYLTFSSGQPNDFVNVNWFQFRR, encoded by the coding sequence ATGACACCTGCCCCGGCGGCGCCCGCCGCCCTGCCCGCGCGACGCCGACTGCGGCTCGCGTTGGCCCTGATCACCGCCACCGTCACCGGCGTCGCCGGGCTCGCCGCGACCGCCGACGCCGCCGTGCCGACGCCCCCGTCCGGGTGGAGCCTGGTGTGGAGCGACGACTTCACCGGCGCCGCCGGCACCCTCCCGTCGTCCAACAACTGGATCATCGACACCGGCACCAGCTACCCGGGCGGGCCGCCCAACTGGGGCACCGGCGAGATCCAGACGTACACCAACAGCACCGCGAACGTCAGCCACGACGGCGCCGGCAACCTGCGGATCACGCCGCTGCGCGACAGCTCCGGCCGCTGGACCTCGGCCCGGATCGAGACGGTCCGCAGCAACTTCAAGGCCCCGAGCGGCGGCATCCTCGCCATCGAGGGACGCATCCAGATGCCCAACGTCACCGGCGCCGCCGCCTCCGGCTACTGGCCCGCCTTCTGGGCGCTCGGCGCGCCGTACCGGGGCAACTACCAGAACTGGCCCGGCATCGGCGAGTTCGACGTGATGGAGAACGTGAACGGGCTCAACACCGTCTGGGGCGTGCTGCACTGCGGCGTGGCGCCCGGCGGCCCGTGCGACGAGTTCAACGGCATCGGCGGCTCCCGCGCCTGCCCCGGCAGCACCTGCCAGTCGGCCTTCCACACCTACCGCTTCGAGTGGGACGCCTCGACCAGCCCCCAGCAACTGCGCTGGTACGTCGACGGGCAGCTCTACCACTCCGTCAGCCAGTCCCGGGTCGGCGAGCCGTACTGGTCGCAGATGACCAGCCACGCGGGCTACTTCCTGCTGCTCAACGTGGCCATGGGTGGCGCCTTCCCGAACGGGGTGGCCGGCAGCACCACGCCGACCTCGGGCACCGTGCCGGGGCGGCCGATGCTCGTCGACTACGTGGCCGTCTACAGCCGTGGCGGCAGCACCCCGCCCACCACGCCGCCGCCGACCACCCCGCCGCCGACCGGGGTGCGGGACGCGTACGGCACCATCCAGGCCGAGTCGTACAACGCGCAGAACGGCGTGATCGTCGAGGCGTGCTCCGAGGGCGGGCAGAACATCGCCGCGCTGCGCAACGGTGACTGGGTCCGCTTCGACAACGTCGACTTCGGCTCCACCGCGCCGCGCGACTTCGTGGCCCGGGTGGCCTCCGGCGCGGCGGCCGGCGTGAGCGGTCTGGTCGAGGTGCGGATCGGCAGCCCGACGAGTACGCCGATCGGCAGCTTCGCCCTCGCGAACACCGGCGGGTGGCAGAGCTGGCGTTCGGTGCCCGGCAACGTCACCTCGGTAACCGGCCGGCAGACCGTCTACCTGACGTTCAGCAGCGGCCAGCCGAACGACTTCGTCAACGTCAACTGGTTCCAGTTCCGCCGCTGA
- a CDS encoding aminoglycoside phosphotransferase family protein, with protein MRIPDELTWLRSMPGGPEWLAGLPERLTTCARHWSLRVGPPFGHGTTSLVVPADLPDGTRAVLKLQFPDSESEHEATALHHWDGDGAVRLLAHDPDLRALLIERCDPGTPLRVLPLDDAVDAVVALLPRLWLPADRPFLSLAEAVRGWAVRLPAAWERAGRPYERRFVDLALDLLTGLAASQGEQVLVNQDLHASNVLRSTREPWLAIDPKPLVGEREFSAVPMVRGTELGHSPAAVRRRLDRLSAELGLDRSRVRDWTIGHTMAWSIAGDTVFTDHIEIVRWLLD; from the coding sequence GTGCGGATCCCTGACGAGTTGACCTGGTTGCGCTCGATGCCGGGCGGTCCAGAGTGGTTGGCCGGGCTGCCGGAGCGGCTGACCACCTGCGCCCGGCACTGGTCGCTGCGGGTCGGGCCGCCCTTCGGGCACGGCACGACCTCGCTGGTGGTGCCCGCTGACCTGCCCGACGGCACCCGCGCGGTGCTCAAGTTGCAGTTCCCGGACTCGGAGAGCGAACACGAGGCGACCGCGCTGCACCACTGGGACGGCGACGGTGCCGTCCGGCTGCTCGCCCACGACCCCGACCTGCGGGCGCTGCTGATCGAGCGTTGCGATCCCGGTACGCCGTTGCGCGTACTCCCCCTGGACGACGCGGTGGACGCGGTGGTGGCGCTGCTCCCGCGCCTCTGGCTGCCCGCAGATCGGCCGTTCCTGTCGCTGGCCGAGGCGGTGCGGGGCTGGGCGGTCCGGCTACCGGCCGCCTGGGAACGGGCCGGGCGACCCTACGAGCGGAGGTTCGTGGACCTCGCCCTCGACCTGCTCACCGGGCTGGCCGCCAGCCAGGGCGAACAGGTGCTGGTCAACCAGGACCTGCACGCCTCCAACGTGTTGCGGTCCACCCGCGAACCGTGGCTGGCGATCGACCCGAAACCGCTCGTCGGCGAGCGGGAGTTCTCGGCGGTGCCGATGGTGCGCGGCACCGAGCTGGGCCACTCCCCCGCAGCCGTGCGCCGCCGACTGGACCGGCTCAGCGCCGAGCTGGGCCTGGACCGGAGCCGGGTACGCGACTGGACGATCGGCCACACGATGGCCTGGAGCATCGCCGGTGACACGGTCTTCACCGACCACATCGAGATCGTCCGCTGGCTCCTCGACTAG
- a CDS encoding WGR domain-containing protein, protein MSQETTYLELSETDGAHKFYEVVVDDTTLTVRYGRIGDQGQVKTSGYPDNVRARAAAAKKIGEKVRKGYAPAVPGVRQKRSVSRRQIVSTRSTARTAPVLWRYDSGAPAFGIFIDGRTCTVGNERGVITTLDHDARVLDQVRLPDGVKCIVADDAWIYAGCDDGNVYDLSGKIPRVAYTIAPDIDIYWLDIHDGVLGVSDADGGIAAVDHEDEFLWRRGGRGSSAWMVRCDSDAVYHGDSTGVSGYDWRTGQELWHTRTGAVLFGWQERDAVFAGTATREVVRIGKDGRHARTYRADAAVFSCATASDGRYVFAGDSQSSIYCFAEDGTRLWKLGTGCGSAYSMQYHDQRLYVVTTSGHLACIDASEPAIRAAEAGSVPTVVDVKAPARMPEPAAVTQVEMVADGGDGVIVECVEQGGRLRVHVLSAGYHQNWSVQFPKGIRQPGARYLVTEVRESGRGGFYRAYGDIRRLR, encoded by the coding sequence ATGTCGCAGGAGACGACCTACCTCGAACTGTCCGAGACGGACGGAGCGCACAAGTTCTACGAGGTGGTGGTCGACGACACCACGCTGACCGTGCGCTACGGCCGGATCGGCGACCAGGGTCAGGTCAAGACCTCCGGCTACCCGGACAACGTGCGGGCGCGGGCCGCCGCCGCGAAGAAGATCGGCGAGAAGGTCCGCAAGGGGTACGCCCCGGCGGTGCCGGGCGTCCGCCAGAAGCGTTCGGTGTCGCGGCGGCAGATCGTCAGCACCCGCTCGACCGCCCGCACCGCCCCGGTGCTGTGGCGATACGACTCCGGCGCTCCCGCGTTCGGCATCTTCATCGACGGCCGCACCTGCACGGTCGGCAACGAGCGGGGCGTCATCACCACGCTCGACCACGACGCCCGGGTGCTGGACCAGGTCCGGCTGCCCGACGGGGTGAAGTGCATCGTCGCCGACGACGCCTGGATCTACGCCGGCTGCGACGACGGCAACGTCTACGACCTCTCCGGCAAGATCCCCCGGGTGGCGTACACGATCGCCCCCGACATCGACATCTACTGGCTGGACATCCACGACGGCGTGCTCGGTGTCTCCGACGCCGACGGCGGGATCGCCGCCGTCGACCACGAGGACGAGTTCCTCTGGCGGCGGGGCGGGCGCGGCAGTTCGGCCTGGATGGTGCGCTGCGACAGCGACGCGGTCTACCACGGCGACTCGACCGGGGTCAGCGGCTACGACTGGCGCACCGGGCAGGAGCTGTGGCACACCCGCACCGGCGCGGTGCTGTTCGGCTGGCAGGAGCGCGACGCGGTGTTCGCCGGCACCGCGACCCGCGAGGTGGTCCGCATCGGCAAGGACGGCCGGCACGCCCGCACCTACCGCGCCGACGCGGCGGTCTTCTCCTGCGCCACCGCCTCCGACGGCCGGTACGTCTTCGCCGGTGACAGCCAGTCCTCGATCTACTGTTTCGCCGAGGACGGCACCCGGTTGTGGAAGCTCGGCACGGGCTGCGGCTCGGCGTACTCCATGCAGTATCACGACCAGCGCCTCTACGTGGTGACCACCAGCGGCCATCTGGCCTGCATCGACGCCAGCGAGCCGGCGATCCGGGCGGCCGAGGCGGGCAGCGTGCCGACCGTGGTCGACGTGAAGGCACCGGCCCGGATGCCCGAGCCGGCGGCCGTCACCCAGGTCGAGATGGTCGCCGACGGCGGTGACGGGGTGATCGTCGAGTGCGTCGAGCAGGGCGGTCGGCTGCGGGTGCACGTGCTCTCCGCCGGCTACCACCAGAACTGGTCGGTGCAGTTCCCCAAGGGCATCCGCCAGCCGGGCGCCCGCTACCTGGTCACCGAGGTCCGCGAGTCCGGCCGGGGCGGTTTCTACCGCGCCTACGGCGACATCCGCCGCCTGCGATGA
- a CDS encoding chitinase: MKRSRTLVLTVVGALAAALGAVWLAPAAYAAGVTASFAKTSDWGSGWEAKYTITNGSSSTVNGWSLAFDLPSGTTLGSYWDALLTSSGQRHTFTNRSWNGTIAPGASVSFGFLGSGSGVPANCRLNGAACAGGTTPTTPPPTTPPPTTPPPTTPPPTTPPPTSPPPVTGLPKHILTGYWHNFDNPAVELRLRDVPTEYDLVAVAFADATTTPGAVSFAIDPGLSAALGGYTDADFSADVRTLQSRGKKVIISVGGETGRVAVNDAASAVAFADSVYALIQRYGFDGVDVDLENGLNPTYMGQALRSLRAKVGSRLIIAMAPQTIDMQNPTTSYFKLALDIKDILTVVNTQFYNSGAMLGCDNNAAYAQGTVNFIVALACIQLEAGLRPDQVGLGLPAGPGAAGGGIVAPSVVNAAMDCLTRGTNCGSFRPPRTYPGLRGAMTWSINWDVTHNNSFARTVAPHLRTLP; this comes from the coding sequence ATGAAACGGTCCAGAACCCTGGTGCTCACAGTGGTCGGCGCACTGGCCGCCGCACTCGGTGCGGTCTGGCTGGCGCCCGCCGCGTACGCCGCCGGAGTCACCGCCAGCTTCGCCAAGACGTCCGACTGGGGCTCCGGTTGGGAGGCGAAGTACACCATCACCAACGGCAGCAGCAGCACGGTCAACGGCTGGAGCCTCGCCTTCGACCTGCCCAGCGGCACCACGCTCGGCAGCTACTGGGACGCGTTGCTGACCTCCAGCGGCCAGCGCCACACGTTCACCAACCGCTCCTGGAACGGCACCATCGCCCCCGGCGCGTCGGTCTCCTTCGGCTTCCTCGGCAGCGGCTCCGGCGTACCCGCGAACTGCCGGCTCAACGGCGCGGCCTGCGCCGGCGGCACCACCCCGACCACCCCGCCGCCGACCACCCCGCCCCCGACGACGCCGCCGCCCACCACGCCACCTCCGACGACACCGCCGCCGACCAGCCCGCCGCCGGTCACCGGCCTGCCGAAGCACATCCTCACCGGGTACTGGCACAACTTCGACAACCCGGCCGTCGAGCTGCGGCTGCGGGACGTGCCCACCGAGTACGACCTGGTCGCGGTCGCCTTCGCCGACGCCACCACCACGCCCGGCGCGGTCTCCTTCGCCATCGACCCGGGCCTGTCCGCCGCCCTCGGCGGCTACACCGACGCCGACTTCTCCGCCGACGTGCGCACCCTCCAGAGCCGTGGCAAGAAGGTGATCATCTCGGTCGGCGGTGAGACCGGCCGGGTCGCGGTGAACGACGCGGCGTCCGCGGTGGCCTTCGCCGACAGTGTGTACGCGCTGATCCAGCGCTACGGCTTCGACGGCGTCGACGTCGACCTGGAGAACGGCCTGAACCCGACCTACATGGGGCAGGCGCTGCGTTCCCTGCGGGCGAAGGTGGGCAGCCGACTGATCATCGCGATGGCGCCGCAGACCATCGACATGCAGAACCCCACCACCAGCTACTTCAAGCTGGCGCTGGACATCAAGGACATCCTGACCGTGGTGAACACGCAGTTCTACAACTCCGGGGCGATGCTCGGCTGCGACAACAACGCCGCGTACGCCCAGGGCACGGTCAACTTCATCGTCGCGCTGGCCTGCATCCAGTTGGAGGCGGGACTACGGCCCGACCAGGTGGGGCTCGGCCTGCCGGCCGGTCCCGGGGCTGCCGGTGGCGGCATCGTCGCGCCCAGCGTGGTCAACGCCGCGATGGACTGCCTCACCCGGGGCACCAACTGCGGCAGCTTCCGTCCGCCGCGTACCTACCCCGGCCTGCGTGGCGCGATGACCTGGTCGATC
- a CDS encoding ricin-type beta-trefoil lectin domain protein produces MTRDLLLKKLKLERMPRRFVAFVLAALALLSAATAVGFGVASARDDVLVGDAVTDKQMTVLIAAAGSCPTLTPARLAGQLMAESGLDDRAATTISGGQGIAGLEDDKWKTWKPWPDARRSDMSANILALAHQMCDLTGHLRLAGAGGDQWRLAVAAFHVGLNPVAEVRGVPDAATTYVDRVSAYAGYYGKLRQFGGPGETDRTAPAAEAKGVPAEYVQHINRAGSLCQEVTPPLVAAHIMAQSGFDANRLGATGQRGVAQFRSDMWQSYGPKGRSVWEPEVAVPTMGYALCSLVRELSGLKGDPLQLALAAYRNGTTAVRQNGGTIDRQTETFLRSVKTFTDVYALDSRLTANLPTSPSPSPTPSPSGSPSPSPDASPSGSPSPSSPSTAGANAGASTPPAPDPKPTRPADAVQILHVQTKRCVSSGAGDGMQLRLRTCTEDPAQWWTFRSDGTIRSRGLCMDIAWGGSEDNTVVQATTCSGNPAQHWQMNSKGRIVSKLNGKVLDTIMADPNKPLIIYTDKGYADQNWRKQ; encoded by the coding sequence GTGACACGCGACCTCCTCCTCAAGAAGCTCAAGCTGGAGCGGATGCCACGCCGGTTCGTGGCGTTCGTCCTTGCCGCGCTGGCGCTCCTCTCCGCCGCCACCGCCGTCGGTTTCGGCGTCGCCTCCGCCCGTGACGACGTGCTTGTCGGCGACGCGGTCACCGACAAGCAGATGACGGTGCTCATCGCTGCCGCCGGGTCCTGCCCGACGCTGACGCCGGCGAGGCTCGCCGGGCAGCTCATGGCGGAGTCCGGGTTGGACGACCGGGCGGCGACGACCATCTCCGGCGGTCAGGGCATCGCCGGTCTCGAAGACGACAAGTGGAAGACGTGGAAGCCGTGGCCGGACGCCCGACGCTCCGACATGTCGGCGAACATCCTGGCCCTCGCCCACCAGATGTGTGACCTCACCGGTCATCTCCGACTGGCGGGTGCCGGCGGTGACCAGTGGCGTCTCGCGGTGGCGGCCTTCCACGTCGGGCTGAACCCCGTCGCCGAGGTGCGCGGGGTGCCCGACGCCGCCACGACCTACGTCGACCGGGTCAGCGCCTACGCCGGGTACTACGGCAAGCTGCGGCAGTTCGGTGGGCCCGGTGAGACCGACCGGACGGCACCGGCCGCCGAGGCGAAGGGGGTTCCCGCCGAGTACGTGCAGCACATCAACCGGGCGGGTTCGCTCTGCCAGGAGGTGACCCCACCACTGGTCGCCGCCCACATCATGGCGCAGTCCGGGTTCGACGCGAACCGGCTCGGTGCGACCGGTCAACGCGGCGTCGCGCAGTTCCGGTCGGACATGTGGCAGTCGTACGGGCCGAAGGGTCGTTCGGTGTGGGAGCCGGAGGTCGCCGTCCCCACCATGGGCTACGCCCTGTGCAGCCTGGTCCGCGAGCTGTCCGGCCTGAAGGGTGACCCGCTTCAGTTGGCGCTCGCCGCGTACCGCAACGGCACCACGGCGGTACGGCAGAACGGTGGCACCATCGACCGGCAGACCGAGACGTTCCTGCGGTCGGTGAAGACCTTCACCGACGTCTACGCGCTCGACAGCCGGCTGACGGCGAACCTGCCGACCAGCCCCTCCCCCTCACCCACCCCGTCGCCGTCCGGGTCCCCGAGCCCGAGTCCGGACGCCAGCCCCTCCGGCAGCCCGAGCCCGAGCAGCCCCAGCACGGCGGGGGCGAACGCGGGCGCATCGACGCCGCCGGCCCCCGACCCGAAGCCGACGCGCCCGGCCGACGCGGTGCAGATCCTCCACGTACAGACGAAGCGGTGCGTCAGTTCCGGCGCTGGCGACGGGATGCAGCTCAGGCTGCGCACCTGCACCGAGGATCCGGCGCAGTGGTGGACCTTCCGCAGCGACGGGACCATCCGTTCCCGTGGTCTCTGCATGGACATCGCCTGGGGTGGTTCCGAGGACAACACGGTGGTGCAGGCGACCACCTGTAGCGGCAACCCTGCTCAGCACTGGCAGATGAACTCGAAGGGCCGCATCGTCAGCAAGCTGAACGGCAAGGTCCTCGACACGATCATGGCCGACCCGAACAAGCCGCTCATCATCTACACCGACAAGGGCTACGCCGACCAGAACTGGCGCAAGCAGTAG
- a CDS encoding DUF397 domain-containing protein, translating to MTDLAGAVWRKSTRSGGSGGDCVEVADNLPGVVAVRDSKDPCGPVLTVTPYAWTAFVRQVRHRSH from the coding sequence ATGACTGATCTGGCCGGGGCCGTCTGGCGCAAGAGCACCCGCAGCGGCGGGAGCGGAGGCGACTGCGTCGAGGTGGCCGACAACCTGCCCGGCGTGGTGGCCGTCCGGGACAGCAAGGACCCGTGCGGCCCGGTGCTCACCGTCACGCCGTACGCCTGGACGGCCTTCGTGCGGCAGGTGCGGCACCGCTCACACTGA
- a CDS encoding Fpg/Nei family DNA glycosylase — translation MPEGHTIHRLAARHAELFAGDKVLAASPQGRFAEGAALLSGSVLEATEAYGKHLLHHYAGERTLHVHLGLYGKVTDGDGEPPEPVGQIRLRLASDRHWLDLRGPTACELLTPPEVAALRARLGPDPLRADADPDRAYDRIRRSSTPLASLLLDQSVVAGTGLIFVMEALFRAGLPPRMPGRELSRPAWDAIWADLVELMTLAVAAGRIDTVRAAHLPEAMGRPARVDRHGGEVYVYRRAAQPCHVCGTAVSRGTLGARNLYWCSTCQM, via the coding sequence GTGCCAGAGGGACATACGATCCATCGCCTGGCGGCTCGGCACGCCGAGCTGTTCGCCGGGGACAAGGTGCTCGCCGCCAGCCCTCAGGGCCGGTTCGCCGAGGGTGCCGCGCTGCTCTCCGGGAGTGTGCTGGAGGCCACCGAGGCGTACGGCAAGCACCTGCTGCACCACTACGCCGGTGAGCGGACCCTGCACGTACACCTCGGTCTCTACGGCAAGGTGACCGACGGTGACGGTGAGCCGCCGGAGCCGGTGGGGCAGATCCGGCTGCGGCTGGCCAGCGACCGGCACTGGCTCGACCTGCGCGGGCCGACCGCGTGTGAGCTGCTCACCCCGCCCGAGGTGGCGGCGTTGCGGGCCCGCCTCGGCCCCGATCCGCTGCGTGCCGATGCCGACCCGGACCGCGCGTACGACCGGATCCGGCGCAGTTCCACGCCGCTGGCCTCGTTGCTGCTCGATCAGTCGGTGGTGGCCGGCACCGGTCTGATCTTCGTGATGGAGGCGCTGTTCCGCGCCGGGCTGCCGCCGAGGATGCCCGGCCGGGAGCTGAGCCGTCCCGCCTGGGACGCCATCTGGGCCGACCTGGTCGAGCTGATGACGCTCGCCGTCGCCGCCGGTCGCATCGACACCGTTCGCGCCGCGCACCTGCCCGAGGCGATGGGCCGCCCGGCCCGCGTCGACCGGCACGGCGGCGAGGTGTACGTCTATCGCCGTGCCGCCCAGCCCTGCCACGTCTGCGGCACCGCCGTCAGCCGGGGCACCCTCGGCGCCCGCAACCTGTACTGGTGCTCGACGTGCCAGATGTAA